The following are from one region of the Salvia hispanica cultivar TCC Black 2014 chromosome 1, UniMelb_Shisp_WGS_1.0, whole genome shotgun sequence genome:
- the LOC125200990 gene encoding protein GRAVITROPIC IN THE LIGHT 1-like, giving the protein MTTKVSNFSDLIQRVTASCLLHPLAGISRADDLSDAADDDDDDYYNAIAEEEDLEDEEDLKINSDWGGGENPPPRTAEVEMLMSQVFDAVSVMKRAYVSLQEAHCPWDPDKMRIADVAVVAELRRVGLLRERFRRSVSGGGGGRGGRWGVGAATLREVVAPYEAAVEELKKEVKVKQAEIDNLREKLKTATSFDRVSSKSKGKSKRRVSCTTQVAAAPAVELFESTMGLVKEASKAFTSLLLSLMRSAHWDIAAAVRSIEAASSTNATMNNPTATTTFTDSIAGASHAKYALESYVNRKIFQGFDHETFYMDGSLSSILNPDQHRRDCFTQYRDMKAMDPVELLSILPTCSFGNFCFKKYLSIVHPKMEESLFGDLEQRRQVLDGHHPRSQFYGEFLGLAKAVWLLHLLAFSLDPPPSHFEASRGAEFQSQYMESVVRVSSSNGGSKVGMAMAVGFPVSPGFKVGNGSIIKARVYLVPKN; this is encoded by the exons ATGACCACCAAAGTCTCCAATTTCTCCGATCTGATCCAGCGCGTCACCGCCTCctgcctcctccaccccctCGCCGGCATCTCCCGCGCCGACGACCTCTCCGACGCCGCGgatgacgacgacgacgactaCTACAACGCCATCGCGGAGGAGGAAGACTTGGAGGATGAAGAAGACCTAAAAATCAATTCCGATTGGGGCGGCGGCGAGAATCCGCCGCCGAGGACAGCGGAGGTGGAAATGCTGATGAGCCAGGTGTTCGACGCGGTGTCGGTGATGAAGCGGGCGTACGTTAGCCTCCAGGAGGCGCACTGCCCTTGGGATCCGGATAAGATGCGCATCGCTGACGTGGCGGTGGTGGCGGAGCTGCGGAGGGTGGGGCTTCTGAGAGAGAGGTTCAGGCGGAGCGtgagcggcggcggaggcggcaGGGGAGGGCGGTGGGGAGTGGGAGCGGCGACGCTGAGGGAGGTGGTTGCGCCGTATgaggcggcggtggaggaATTGAAGAAGGAGGTGAAGGTGAAGCAGGCGGAGATTGATAATCTGAGGGAAAAGCTCAAAACGGCGACGTCTTTCGACCGTGTGAGCAGCAAGTCAAAGGGAAAGTCCAAGAGGCGAGTCAGCTGCACCACTCAAG TGGCAGCAGCTCCAGCAGTAGAGTTATTTGAATCAACAATGGGCTTAGTAAAAGAAGCTTCAAAAGCCTTCACATCACTGCTCCTCTCCCTCATGCGTTCAGCGCACTGGGACATTGCGGCAGCAGTTCGTTCCATCGAGGCTGCGTCTTCCACCAACGCCACCATGAACAACCccaccgccaccaccaccttcACCGACTCCATAGCCGGTGCCAGCCACGCAAAGTACGCCCTAGAGTCGTACGTGAACCGCAAGATCTTCCAAGGGTTCGACCACGAGACGTTCTACATGGACGGAAGCCTCTCCTCGATACTCAACCCGGATCAGCACCGCAGGGACTGCTTCACCCAGTACAGAGACATGAAGGCGATGGACCCGGTCGAGCTCCTCAGCATTTTGCCTACTTGCAGCTTTGGCAACTTCTGCTTCAAGAAATACCTCTCCATCGTGCACCCGAAGATGGAGGAGTCGTTGTTCGGGGATCTGGAGCAGCGGCGCCAGGTGCTGGACGGCCACCACCCGAGGAGTCAGTTCTATGGAGAGTTCCTCGGGCTGGCTAAGGCAGTCTGGTTGCTGCATCTGCTGGCATTCTCCCTCGACCCACCTCCGAGTCATTTTGAGGCGAGTAGAGGGGCCGAGTTTCAATCGCAGTACATGGAGAGTGTGGTTAGGGTTTCCAGTAGCAACGGAGGATCCAAGGTGGGTATGGCGATGGCAGTTGGGTTTCCAGTGAGCCCCGGTTTCAAGGTCGGTAATGGCTCGATAATCAAGGCTAGGGTGTACCTGGTGCCTAAGAATTGA